In a genomic window of Methanogenium sp. S4BF:
- a CDS encoding PD-(D/E)XK nuclease family protein: MTAERLTEIPVLPGEKQEECLRFFAARAAEDPFSAVLCLPTIRLASTLRDRMNKEGIPHIPALAGTPTDVAKAILSRTAPDLRIIPAEEARVILHQAIRAHPGRGILTPGGKEGGQRLVQDLSRLFGVLAERGIDYPACLGTGAGKKSRVIGDIFADYRARLEAEGAVDTPSACSAAADALARSPVRFSGCIYGIHAPLPETERFLRMLTGCGGYWAVFTPAGANPAIFGPEIRPPSGAGDGPEWLFSETAALTPPVPFSCGTFPDRRSEFRAVAQQITGLIHAGTPPGDIAVALPDIRAEEARLSAIFADFGIPAASSATLPLAQEPLVQALLLPLRIAAEGYERQAVVQLFSQPFFRFSDADNRIVSGSEINHMACQAGIRASAARWEEGFARLKERLREETKKPDNPPYRQEAAARDLEATERAEYAVVALIRDLRTLERPKPMAEHIQALRNLYARWDAPRLPPAPDAATEERERTALREFHRLLDRMAGTPGREGPQVTIREAAAVLLSAAAEARPEHEPEPDAVQVCGIRELQGLHVPVVFIADLTDGRLPDIPPLLPYTTEQEERAMGTMRRREKLREERYYFLAALLSAGEALWLSHAESDGGVLIPSPFYATAADTFPHADWQCTVMPASGESRTERAGRAVRDGFLPPSGWLPDGITAESVAARITAEEYHRHGTCDSAFDGMLHTDPDIPGMLAERYPEETVWSATTLEDYVTCPFRFYLRHVLGTEPLPEEERDISATAYGTIVHEVCQLFYREWMAGHPAGPGPGEREEATVHILAQAETVLARYTRPGAAWEAGMEAFLGTDGAGPGLFEEFILQETETRASPFVPSLFEAGFGTQNRPNSIHDAPVALDVPEEEIPLLLRGFIDRVDRMADGTFLVTDYKTGNHPKQTDIIAGNALQLALYVRALEVISGAAGAGASYYVMKRREVANSVVVHDECYADLLAPYHPKRMKKDAPSFPEIISHAVAAAGQATAGIRAGRFPLAEDAEKCPGYCEYSRICRNGILRSLEAHRTGEEA, from the coding sequence ATGACCGCAGAGAGACTGACTGAAATACCAGTTCTGCCGGGTGAAAAACAGGAGGAATGCCTCCGGTTCTTTGCCGCACGCGCAGCGGAGGATCCGTTCTCTGCGGTCCTGTGTCTGCCGACAATACGCCTCGCCTCCACCCTGCGTGACCGGATGAACAAAGAAGGCATCCCCCATATCCCTGCCCTTGCAGGAACACCAACTGACGTGGCAAAAGCCATCCTCTCCCGGACTGCACCAGACCTGCGCATCATTCCCGCAGAAGAGGCGCGGGTCATCCTGCACCAGGCCATCCGGGCCCATCCGGGCCGGGGCATCCTTACCCCGGGCGGAAAGGAGGGAGGACAGCGCCTTGTTCAGGACCTCTCCCGCCTCTTTGGGGTGCTGGCCGAACGGGGCATTGACTATCCCGCCTGCCTCGGCACCGGGGCAGGAAAGAAGAGCCGGGTCATCGGCGATATCTTTGCAGACTACCGGGCACGTCTGGAGGCGGAAGGGGCGGTGGACACGCCTTCGGCCTGCAGCGCCGCAGCTGACGCCCTTGCCCGCTCTCCGGTACGGTTCTCCGGATGCATCTATGGCATCCACGCACCCCTGCCGGAGACGGAACGGTTCCTCCGGATGCTCACCGGGTGCGGCGGTTATTGGGCCGTCTTCACTCCAGCCGGGGCAAACCCGGCTATATTCGGGCCGGAAATACGCCCGCCGTCAGGAGCAGGAGACGGGCCCGAATGGCTCTTCTCCGAAACCGCCGCCCTCACCCCCCCGGTGCCGTTCTCCTGCGGCACATTTCCTGACCGGCGGAGTGAATTCCGGGCAGTAGCCCAGCAGATCACCGGGCTCATCCATGCCGGCACCCCTCCGGGGGATATCGCGGTCGCCCTGCCCGACATCCGGGCGGAGGAGGCGCGTCTTTCAGCGATATTTGCCGACTTTGGCATCCCTGCGGCTTCTTCTGCCACCCTGCCGCTTGCACAGGAGCCGCTTGTCCAGGCCCTCCTGCTGCCCCTTCGCATAGCCGCAGAAGGCTATGAACGCCAGGCTGTCGTGCAGCTCTTCTCCCAGCCGTTCTTCCGGTTCAGTGACGCAGACAACCGGATCGTCTCCGGCAGCGAAATAAACCACATGGCCTGTCAGGCCGGCATCAGGGCCAGTGCAGCCCGCTGGGAGGAAGGGTTTGCCCGCCTGAAGGAGCGTCTGAGAGAAGAGACGAAAAAACCGGATAATCCCCCGTACAGGCAGGAAGCCGCCGCTCGTGATCTTGAGGCAACAGAACGGGCAGAGTATGCGGTTGTTGCCCTCATCCGTGACCTGCGGACACTGGAGAGGCCCAAGCCGATGGCAGAGCATATTCAGGCACTCAGGAACCTCTACGCCCGGTGGGATGCCCCCCGCCTTCCGCCGGCACCTGATGCAGCCACAGAAGAACGCGAGAGAACAGCTCTCCGTGAATTTCACCGCCTGCTTGACCGGATGGCGGGCACTCCAGGACGGGAGGGCCCACAGGTGACCATCCGCGAGGCGGCAGCCGTCCTTCTGTCAGCCGCAGCAGAGGCACGCCCCGAACATGAACCGGAGCCGGATGCCGTCCAGGTCTGCGGTATCCGTGAACTTCAGGGGCTGCATGTGCCGGTGGTCTTCATAGCCGATCTCACCGACGGACGTCTGCCTGATATTCCCCCTCTTCTGCCCTATACCACCGAACAGGAGGAGCGGGCGATGGGCACGATGCGGCGTCGGGAGAAACTGCGGGAGGAGCGCTACTACTTCCTCGCTGCCCTCCTCTCTGCCGGTGAGGCCCTCTGGCTCAGCCACGCAGAGAGTGACGGAGGAGTGCTCATCCCCTCCCCCTTCTATGCCACCGCAGCTGACACGTTCCCGCACGCAGACTGGCAGTGCACGGTCATGCCTGCATCAGGTGAGAGCAGGACGGAACGGGCCGGGCGTGCGGTGAGAGACGGCTTTTTGCCCCCGTCAGGATGGCTCCCTGACGGTATCACTGCTGAGTCCGTGGCCGCCCGCATCACCGCGGAGGAGTATCACCGCCACGGCACCTGTGACTCAGCCTTTGACGGCATGCTTCACACTGATCCGGATATCCCCGGCATGCTTGCCGAACGCTACCCCGAAGAGACCGTCTGGTCGGCAACCACGCTGGAGGACTATGTCACCTGCCCCTTCCGGTTCTACCTCCGTCATGTGCTGGGCACAGAGCCACTCCCGGAGGAGGAGAGGGATATATCAGCCACCGCATACGGTACCATTGTTCATGAGGTCTGCCAGCTCTTCTACCGGGAATGGATGGCGGGCCACCCCGCCGGCCCGGGACCGGGAGAGAGGGAGGAGGCGACGGTTCATATCCTCGCACAGGCAGAGACCGTGCTGGCCCGGTACACCCGCCCCGGTGCCGCATGGGAGGCGGGAATGGAGGCCTTCCTCGGCACGGACGGGGCAGGGCCGGGGCTCTTTGAGGAGTTCATCCTGCAGGAGACAGAGACACGGGCGTCCCCCTTTGTGCCGTCCCTCTTTGAGGCAGGATTCGGCACGCAAAACCGCCCGAACAGTATCCACGATGCGCCGGTGGCACTGGATGTGCCGGAAGAGGAGATACCCCTTCTCCTCCGGGGATTCATCGACCGGGTGGACCGCATGGCGGACGGGACCTTTCTGGTAACAGACTATAAAACGGGAAACCACCCAAAACAGACCGATATTATCGCAGGAAACGCACTCCAGCTGGCACTCTATGTGCGGGCCCTTGAGGTGATCTCCGGTGCTGCCGGGGCAGGAGCGTCCTATTATGTGATGAAGCGGCGGGAGGTGGCAAACAGTGTGGTGGTGCATGACGAATGCTATGCAGACCTCCTCGCACCCTACCATCCAAAACGGATGAAAAAAGACGCACCTTCCTTCCCTGAGATCATCAGCCATGCGGTGGCTGCAGCCGGACAGGCCACAGCAGGCATTCGTGCCGGGAGGTTTCCGCTTGCAGAGGATGCGGAGAAATGTCCCGGCTACTGTGAATATTCCCGGATCTGCCGCAATGGCATCCTCAGAAGCCTTGAAGCGCACCGCACGGGAGAGGAGGCATAA
- a CDS encoding MBL fold metallo-hydrolase has product MQVRWIPGEGYWANAYLCGEVLVDAGVTPMQVEAYASEISTIVLTHCHYDHIAHAHHIAYMCDAEVFIHEADEPALTYGRAETTLSLMFGERSPAVPLTGTLEDGDTIGGLKVIHTPGHTPGSICLWDPEGENLISGDTVFADGGVGRTDFPGGSQEELVRSLDRLAAYDVQGLWPGHGMPAKENGFRHIEAARRMIGYY; this is encoded by the coding sequence ATGCAGGTGAGATGGATTCCGGGAGAAGGCTACTGGGCAAACGCCTATCTCTGCGGAGAAGTGCTTGTAGACGCGGGCGTAACCCCGATGCAGGTTGAGGCCTATGCCTCAGAAATATCAACGATTGTACTGACCCACTGCCATTATGACCATATCGCCCACGCCCACCATATCGCATATATGTGTGATGCAGAGGTCTTCATCCACGAGGCAGACGAACCCGCCCTGACCTATGGGCGTGCAGAGACGACGCTCTCGTTGATGTTCGGGGAACGCTCTCCCGCCGTGCCGCTGACAGGCACCCTCGAGGACGGCGATACAATCGGCGGCCTGAAGGTGATACATACACCCGGCCATACACCGGGTTCCATCTGCCTCTGGGACCCGGAGGGTGAGAACCTCATCTCCGGCGACACGGTCTTTGCCGACGGCGGGGTTGGGCGCACCGACTTTCCCGGCGGGTCACAGGAGGAACTGGTCCGCTCCCTCGACCGGCTGGCGGCATATGATGTGCAGGGACTCTGGCCGGGCCACGGGATGCCGGCAAAAGAGAACGGATTCCGGCATATCGAAGCGGCACGCCGGATGATCGGCTATTACTGA
- a CDS encoding flavodoxin family protein, with translation MKVLGISGSMQPNGNTAYLVRKILEAVTEANAEATCEFISLGGHHITPCTGCLQCREKKECVITNDDWGAVAEKMVECDVLVIGTPVYYYDVSGQLKNFIDRTYSLWHDRRLSGKYVVTVAVNGDCGADRALETLEGFANAHEFVYAGSVTGRASLPGDIIGDTAACEAAVKVGQKIATLG, from the coding sequence ATGAAAGTTCTGGGAATCTCAGGGAGCATGCAGCCAAACGGAAATACCGCCTATCTTGTCAGGAAGATCCTTGAAGCAGTAACTGAAGCAAACGCAGAAGCGACCTGTGAATTTATCTCACTCGGGGGCCACCACATCACCCCGTGCACCGGGTGCCTCCAGTGCAGGGAGAAGAAGGAGTGCGTCATCACGAATGACGACTGGGGAGCTGTCGCAGAGAAGATGGTGGAGTGTGATGTGCTTGTCATCGGCACTCCGGTATACTACTACGATGTCAGCGGACAGCTGAAGAACTTCATTGACCGGACATACTCCCTCTGGCACGACCGCAGGCTCTCCGGCAAATATGTGGTCACCGTAGCCGTGAACGGTGACTGCGGGGCAGACCGTGCCCTTGAGACACTCGAGGGATTCGCGAATGCCCACGAGTTCGTCTATGCGGGATCTGTTACCGGCAGGGCATCTCTGCCGGGTGATATCATCGGTGACACAGCCGCATGTGAGGCCGCAGTTAAAGTCGGACAGAAGATTGCCACGCTGGGATAG
- a CDS encoding GIY-YIG nuclease family protein, with protein sequence MAEKGIYCLILKTSGAALPVGALGETRFPAGWYIYVGSALGPGGLARVDRHIRVHQGDADHRPRWHIDRLLTDTRFVLTAAVCGETTERLECTLAHLLGGEGVRGFGCSDCRCTTHLLYRDTEPQAECCRALSACGCRPVVITVAPETNDHLVRT encoded by the coding sequence ATGGCGGAAAAAGGCATTTACTGCCTCATCCTGAAGACCAGTGGGGCAGCGCTTCCGGTGGGTGCACTGGGTGAGACCAGATTCCCCGCCGGATGGTACATCTATGTGGGTTCGGCCCTCGGTCCGGGCGGGCTTGCACGGGTGGACCGCCATATTCGTGTGCATCAGGGGGATGCAGACCACCGGCCGCGGTGGCACATCGACCGCCTGCTCACAGACACCCGGTTTGTGCTCACGGCAGCGGTCTGCGGCGAGACCACAGAACGGCTGGAATGCACCCTTGCCCACCTGCTCGGAGGAGAAGGGGTCCGGGGATTCGGGTGCAGCGACTGCCGGTGCACCACACATCTTCTGTATCGGGATACTGAGCCGCAGGCAGAATGCTGCCGTGCCCTCAGCGCCTGTGGGTGCAGGCCGGTGGTGATTACTGTCGCCCCTGAAACAAACGATCATTTAGTACGGACATAA
- a CDS encoding UvrD-helicase domain-containing protein, producing MPPQRTPIQETAITCTGSLCVTAGAGTGKTYVLVSRYLDLLEREGDEQAGVQEILALTFTEKAAAEMKDRVRQALSAAEGEEAARFRDELMWAGISTIHSFCARILREYALEAGLEPGFAVIEDYELTEMMDEALYRLLYTPLPDPVRTAVLTCLRTFGIWQVQETLTALYGQRWDAEQFFARVRDAPEALTALWREAVEAEQADICTQFFASPAGEAAAVLGELATAFAGEEDAGTRYLAEAAPSLRALDPNQPAQTCRALATLLSCKGSRSMGSAKIFGRDGKRQLVTAYGALKEWGDGIAEGLLTLTVSPDDPETAETIRTLQALGTVFSWFSHSIGRQKAQRGAIDFGDMLISTRTLLAANPAARDGIAAKYRAIMVDEFQDTDPLQAAIISDILTAAGKERSLFVVGDPKQSIYLFRNADVTQFKATRDRILAERGGREVALDTSFRSAPEIIGLVNTLFSAILGADRLPWEFGYDLLGVTESRKDHTGSAEILITPSAKTSTERHLAEAEAVAAWLADMVRKQRKMVYEKDTEGEWHERPAGFGDCAVLIETRSRLHLIEDAFRRAGVPYQVHGGTAFYERQEVRDCAAVIAFLADNDDDIALYGALRSPFFGISDAELFRAAGGRARGLFSRLKAHANGPAADACRMLDRWQAYARREPPSALVTRILRESGMYAVCAGQDNGDQKTANLRKITEIARSRESAGCYGFDDFATDLGQAVRDAPKEEDAPLPTADKDAVAVMTVHASKGLEFPVVVLPFANADSGGRKNGMVFEEGLGLATKISGPNGPVDAPVSLLIRHRRRQKEAAEARRLFYVAVTRARDHILFSGTMPDMEMVALGPDAGKTRMHRIFAALGITPGNVSAGSTVCTTPDKREWLIPIITTEERGMTMAASPPPVPVTATSPLPADRTDATWMTPPLPDAARSRPPLPVTAIHRYASGKGEEGPDPVHLLQSGKRDNGAAREGDLLHAVFAGMAPARACILHGFPADAARVAACEEAYRRFCSHPVIRESTWHQCEVPFVHRFGDVMVRGTIDRIIRRADGQYVVIDYKTGPDPGERSCREEYLIQLAVYADAVRALTGAVPETCLYYTRTGRMIHVTPDPAAAQAAAVEAERYR from the coding sequence ATGCCGCCCCAGCGCACGCCGATCCAGGAGACTGCCATCACCTGCACGGGCAGCCTTTGTGTAACGGCCGGAGCGGGGACGGGGAAGACCTATGTCCTCGTCAGCCGGTATCTGGACCTCCTCGAACGGGAGGGGGATGAGCAGGCAGGTGTACAGGAGATTTTAGCCCTCACCTTCACCGAGAAGGCGGCAGCCGAGATGAAGGACCGTGTCCGGCAGGCACTTTCAGCGGCAGAGGGGGAGGAGGCCGCCCGCTTCCGCGATGAACTGATGTGGGCCGGCATCTCCACCATCCATTCCTTCTGTGCACGGATTCTGCGGGAATATGCCCTTGAGGCTGGACTTGAGCCCGGATTTGCCGTCATTGAGGACTATGAACTCACGGAGATGATGGACGAGGCACTCTACCGCCTTCTCTACACGCCCCTGCCCGATCCGGTCAGAACAGCAGTCCTCACCTGCCTCCGAACCTTCGGCATATGGCAGGTGCAGGAGACCCTCACAGCCCTTTATGGCCAGCGCTGGGATGCAGAGCAATTCTTTGCCCGCGTCAGAGATGCACCCGAGGCACTGACTGCTCTCTGGAGGGAGGCTGTAGAGGCCGAACAGGCAGATATCTGTACACAGTTCTTCGCCTCACCTGCGGGAGAGGCCGCAGCTGTCCTCGGGGAGCTTGCCACCGCCTTTGCAGGAGAAGAGGATGCCGGTACCCGCTACCTCGCTGAGGCTGCCCCCAGCCTCAGGGCACTCGACCCAAACCAGCCCGCACAGACCTGCCGGGCCCTTGCCACCCTCCTCTCCTGCAAGGGAAGCCGCAGTATGGGGAGTGCGAAGATCTTCGGGAGGGATGGGAAGAGACAGCTGGTTACCGCATACGGTGCCCTGAAGGAATGGGGGGACGGCATTGCAGAGGGGCTGCTGACGCTAACCGTATCCCCGGACGACCCGGAGACAGCAGAGACCATCCGCACGCTACAGGCGCTCGGGACAGTCTTTTCCTGGTTCTCGCATTCAATCGGGCGTCAGAAGGCGCAGCGAGGGGCGATTGACTTTGGCGACATGCTCATATCCACACGGACCCTGCTTGCCGCAAACCCGGCGGCACGGGACGGCATCGCCGCCAAGTACCGTGCGATCATGGTGGACGAATTTCAGGACACCGATCCCCTGCAGGCCGCCATCATCTCTGATATCCTCACGGCCGCGGGGAAAGAACGGTCCCTCTTTGTGGTCGGCGACCCGAAGCAGTCCATCTACCTCTTCAGAAACGCTGATGTGACGCAGTTCAAGGCAACACGCGACCGCATTCTTGCAGAGCGGGGGGGACGTGAGGTGGCGCTGGACACCAGTTTCCGCAGTGCACCGGAGATTATCGGCCTCGTGAACACCCTCTTCTCCGCAATCCTCGGCGCCGACCGACTCCCATGGGAGTTCGGCTATGACCTTTTGGGCGTGACCGAGAGCAGAAAGGACCATACCGGCTCTGCTGAAATTCTCATTACCCCTTCCGCGAAGACCAGCACAGAACGCCATCTTGCCGAGGCAGAGGCAGTCGCGGCGTGGCTCGCGGATATGGTCAGAAAGCAGCGAAAGATGGTCTACGAAAAGGACACCGAAGGAGAATGGCATGAGAGACCGGCCGGATTCGGTGACTGTGCGGTTCTCATCGAGACACGGAGCCGCCTCCACCTCATCGAGGATGCCTTCCGGCGGGCCGGGGTGCCCTACCAGGTCCACGGCGGCACCGCCTTCTATGAACGGCAGGAGGTACGGGACTGTGCGGCAGTGATCGCCTTCCTTGCCGATAATGACGATGACATTGCCCTGTACGGGGCCCTCCGATCTCCTTTCTTCGGTATCTCTGACGCAGAACTCTTCCGTGCCGCAGGCGGACGGGCCAGGGGACTCTTCTCCCGCCTGAAAGCGCATGCGAACGGCCCTGCCGCAGATGCCTGCCGGATGCTTGACCGCTGGCAGGCGTATGCACGCCGGGAGCCTCCGTCAGCACTTGTCACCCGCATCCTCCGCGAGTCCGGCATGTATGCTGTCTGCGCCGGACAGGACAATGGCGACCAGAAGACCGCCAACCTCCGGAAAATAACAGAGATCGCCCGGTCCCGTGAATCTGCCGGCTGCTACGGATTCGACGACTTTGCCACAGACCTCGGACAGGCGGTGCGGGACGCTCCGAAAGAAGAGGACGCACCCCTGCCAACAGCAGATAAGGACGCAGTCGCCGTGATGACCGTGCATGCCTCAAAGGGGCTGGAGTTCCCGGTGGTTGTTCTGCCCTTTGCCAATGCAGACAGTGGCGGCCGGAAGAACGGAATGGTCTTTGAGGAGGGGCTGGGCCTTGCCACAAAGATTTCAGGACCAAACGGCCCGGTGGATGCCCCGGTCTCCCTTCTGATCCGTCACCGGCGCAGGCAGAAGGAAGCGGCAGAGGCACGCCGCCTCTTCTATGTGGCGGTCACCAGGGCCCGTGACCATATCCTCTTCTCCGGGACCATGCCGGATATGGAGATGGTCGCCCTCGGCCCGGATGCCGGGAAGACACGGATGCACCGGATCTTTGCCGCCCTCGGCATCACTCCGGGCAACGTCTCTGCAGGGAGCACCGTCTGCACCACACCTGACAAGCGGGAGTGGCTGATTCCCATTATTACAACAGAGGAAAGGGGCATGACCATGGCTGCATCACCGCCGCCGGTGCCGGTAACGGCCACCAGTCCCCTCCCCGCAGACAGGACCGATGCCACATGGATGACCCCCCCGCTTCCTGACGCCGCACGGTCACGCCCCCCTTTGCCCGTGACCGCCATCCACCGGTATGCCTCCGGGAAGGGTGAAGAGGGACCGGATCCTGTACACCTCCTGCAGTCCGGAAAGAGGGATAATGGTGCCGCACGGGAAGGGGACCTGCTGCACGCCGTCTTTGCCGGGATGGCTCCCGCCCGTGCCTGCATCCTCCACGGGTTCCCGGCGGATGCGGCACGGGTAGCTGCCTGTGAGGAGGCATACCGGCGGTTCTGCTCCCACCCGGTCATCCGTGAGAGCACCTGGCACCAGTGTGAGGTTCCCTTTGTCCACCGCTTTGGAGATGTGATGGTCCGGGGCACAATCGACCGGATCATCCGCAGAGCGGACGGGCAGTATGTGGTGATTGATTACAAGACCGGCCCGGACCCGGGAGAGAGGTCCTGCCGGGAGGAGTATCTCATCCAGCTCGCCGTCTATGCCGATGCCGTTCGTGCCCTGACCGGTGCAGTACCGGAGACCTGCCTTTACTATACCCGGACCGGAAGAATGATCCACGTGACTCCCGATCCGGCAGCGGCACAGGCGGCGGCAGTTGAGGCAGAGAGGTACCGATGA